The Bryobacteraceae bacterium genome includes a window with the following:
- a CDS encoding hypothetical protein (possible pseudo, frameshifted): MLVVRNPVRLAERLSQLGLRAVEIPQDTVAEILASIGQIGRLTGTESRAAELTASIRRDLDAVRQRASQLPKKRVLFLVGRSPGTLQGMVGVGPGTFIDELIRMAGGVNVLADSPMAYPRVSVEQILAADPDVILDMGDFAHQEGKPLESEQKFRAVWSSYRTLKAVRENTVRQVAGEALIRPGPRVAEGARLCLELIHGVRMR, from the coding sequence GTGCTGGTCGTCCGCAATCCCGTGCGGCTGGCGGAGCGGCTGTCGCAGCTGGGGCTGCGCGCCGTGGAGATTCCCCAGGACACGGTGGCGGAGATTCTCGCTTCGATCGGGCAGATCGGGCGGCTCACCGGAACCGAGAGCCGGGCCGCCGAGCTGACCGCCTCCATCCGGCGCGATCTGGATGCGGTGCGGCAGCGGGCATCGCAACTGCCGAAGAAGCGGGTGCTGTTCCTTGTGGGCCGCTCGCCCGGCACGCTGCAGGGCATGGTGGGCGTGGGGCCGGGCACGTTCATCGACGAGCTGATCCGCATGGCGGGCGGCGTCAACGTGCTGGCTGATTCTCCGATGGCCTATCCGCGCGTTTCCGTCGAACAGATTCTCGCCGCCGACCCGGACGTGATCCTCGACATGGGCGACTTCGCCCATCAGGAGGGCAAGCCGCTGGAGTCTGAGCAGAAGTTCCGCGCCGTGTGGTCGTCCTACCGTACGCTGAAAGCCGTGCGGGAAAACACTGTCAGGCAGGTGGCCGGCGAAGCGCTCATCCGTCCTGGTCCGCGCGTGGCCGAAGGCGCGCGGCTGTGCCTCGAGCTGATCCACGGAGTCCGGATGCGATGA